The Brassica oleracea var. oleracea cultivar TO1000 chromosome C6, BOL, whole genome shotgun sequence genome includes a region encoding these proteins:
- the LOC106300099 gene encoding putative 1-phosphatidylinositol-3-phosphate 5-kinase FAB1C isoform X2 yields the protein MGIPDASLLDLLKSWITSDSNQSPLCYFETTMPILSKTCNDCGTNLHCGYCCLACGHSWCKSCYSESDSEERPEDLKKLCRECDGEVLELRGKSYDKVHPGDSPESENSSLEIRDCRNIASIRCYPSRGEEEEEGRNCGKSPLSEYYQDSSDVESASVSASRHEHFSCKSSAGSSPHDSPLRNNFSPLGRFVQHAKDLSPTKPDQSQEEDTLQEPLDFENNGRIWYPPPPEDENDEAESNYFAYDEDDDDDDVGETATEFSLSSSFASHAPKLGDNSNEPLRTVVHDHFRALVAELLRGEELTPCDDEGSTGDWLDIVTALAWQAATFVKPDTRAGGSMDPGSYVKIKCLASGNQTESILIRGIVCSKNITHKRMTSQYKHPRLLLLAGSLEYQRVEGQLASFNTLLQQENDHLKAIIAKIDSLHPNVLLVEKSVSSYAQQYLLEKDISLVLNVKRSLLDQIARCTGAVVCPSVDRISTAQLGHCEVFRTEKVLEQHEAGRKPSRTLMYFEGCPKRLGCTVVLKGSCREELKKVKHVIQYVVFAAYHLSLETSFLADEGASLPKIRLKQQPGMVRSASAGQEEDENTTLVPENEDFDPSLLFSSLKSCEADTEQCDALNGDLPDSLVIRSYSSTDLHGEVTQQLRGEEENLDEDDMSSEYFSAADSHQSILVSFSSRCVLKGSVCERSRLLRIKFYGSFDKPLGKYLKDDLFDQTSSCRTCKELVDAHVLCYSHQNGNLTINVRRHSSKKLPGEQDGKIWMWHRCLRCAHVDGVPPATRRVVMSDAAWGLSFGKFLELSFSNHATANRVASCGHSLQRDCLRFYGFGNMVAFFRYSPINILTVFLPPSMLEFNSHPQPEWIRTEAAELMGKMRTMYEEVSVMIKRMEERSSLLAPEQPGASELQSRIMGLKDQLVKEKDEYDDALQPIFEESLQNQGSLDILELNRLRRALMIGSHAWDHQLYLLNSQLKKASDGQRLEMQEPPKPDQEGADEVEGRAHSDGEANGDDNKLSPGSSLSERIDSAWLGSFQTDSSAVSSPLRRLAKPIRVQSFDSAIRFQERIRKGLPPSSLYLSGIRSFHASGEYRNMVRDPVSNVMRTYSQMLPLEVQKLDLIVGSAPTYISSASQMADGARMLIPQRGLNDIVVPVYDDDPASVVSYALNSKEYKEWVVNRGIANSSSSSNKESEPSTFSTWRSLGSMDVDYIHHAVYGSSQDDKKSPHLTISFSDRSSSNSNEGMVKFSVTCYFATQFDALRKTCCPTEVDFVRSLSRCQRWCAQGGKSNVYFAKSLDERFIIKQVVKTELDSFEDFATEYFKYMKESLSSGSPTCLAKILGIYQVSIKHSKGGKETKMDLMVMENLFYNRRISRIYDLKGSARSRYNPNTSGVLLDMNLLEALRTEPIFLGSKAKRSLERAIWNDTSFLATVDVMDYSLLVGFDEDRKELVLGIIDFMRQYTWDKHLETWVKASGILGGPKNAAPTIISPKQYKKRFRKAMTTYFLTVPEPWNS from the exons ATGGGAATACCTGATGCTTCACTGCTAGATCTACTCAAGTCTTGGATAACTTCAGATTCAAACCAATCTCCTTTGTGCTACTTTGAAACAACCATGCCTATCCTTTCCAAAACCTGCAATGACTGTGGAACCAACCTCCACTGTGGCTACTGCTGCCTTGCCTGTGGCCATTCCTGGTGCAAGAGCTGCTACTCTGAATCTGACTCAGAGGAGAGACCAGAAGATCTCAAGAAGCTGTGCAGAGAATGTGATGGTGAGGTTCTTGAGCTGAGAGGGAAGAGCTATGATAAGGTTCATCCTGGTGATAGCCCTGAAAGTGAGAACTCTAGCCTTGAAATCAGAGATTGCAGGAACATCGCCTCTATTCGTTGCTATCCTAGCAG GGGAGAGGAGGAAGAAGAAGGTAGAAACTGTGGTAAAAGCCCTTTGAGTGAATACTATCAAGACAGTTCAGATGTAGAGTCTGCTAGTGTTAGTGCTAGTAGACATGAGCATTTTAGTTGTAAGTCTTCTGCTGGGTCCAGTCCTCACGACAGTCCATTAAGGAACAATTTTAGTCCTCTTGGGCGCTTTGTACAGCACGCCAAAGACCTCAGTCCTACTAAGCCAGATCAGAGCCAGGAGGAGGATACGTTGCAAGAACCGTTGGATTTTGAGAACAACGGACGCATCTGGTATCCTCCCCCTCCTGAAGACGAGAATGATGAAGCTGAGAGTAACTACTTCGCATATGATGAAGACGACGATGACGATGATGTTGGGGAGACTGCTACCGAGTTTTCATTGAGTAGTAGCTTTGCTAGCCACGCCCCTAAACTAGGAGACAACAGTAATGAGCCTCTTCGGACAGTGGTGCATGACCATTTCCGAGCTCTAGTTGCAGAGCTATTACGCGGAGAGGAGCTTACTCCTTGTGATGACGAGGGCAGTACTGGTGACTGGCTGGATATCGTCACTGCTTTAGCGTGGCAGGCCGCCACTTTCGTAAAGCCGGATACTCGTGCAGGTGGCAGTATGGATCCTGGGAGCTATGTTAAAATCAAATGCCTAGCATCAGGAAATCAAACCGAGAG CATCCTCATCAGAGGGATAGTGTGCAGCAAGAACATAACGCACAAGCGAATGACGTCTCAATACAAACATCCAAGGCTTCTGCTATTAGCTGGGTCTCTAGAGTATCAACGAGTTGAAGGACAGTTAGCGTCATTTAACACGTTGCTCCAACAGGAAAACGATCATCTCAAGGCGATTATAGCGAAAATAGACTCCCTTCATCCCAATGTTCTCTTGGTAGAGAAAAGCGTATCTTCGTATGCTCAGCAGTACCTTCTAGAGAAGGATATTTCGTTGGTGCTCAATGTGAAAAGGTCGTTGCTGGATCAAATAGCCCGTTGCACCGGTGCTGTTGTTTGCCCTTCTGTAGATAGGATCTCTACAGCTCAGTTGGGGCACTGTGAGGTGTTTAGGACTGAGAAAGTGCTGGAGCAACATGAAGCTGGGAGAAAACCTTCTAGGACATTGATGTACTTTGAAGGTTGTCCTAAGCGTCTAGGTTGCACG GTTGTGCTTAAGGGTAGTTGTCGTGAAGAGCTAAAGAAGGTGAAGCATGTTATTCAATATGTTGTGTTTGCAGCTTACCACTTATCATTGGAGACATCGTTCCTTGCGGATGAAGGTGCTTCTCTTCCTAAGATTAGACTGAAGCAGCAACCAGGGATGGTGCGGTCGGCTTCAG CTGGACAGGAGGAAGATGAAAACACAACACTGGTGCCAGAGAATGAGGACTTTGATCCCAGTCTATTATTCTCATCTTTGAAATCTTGTGAAGCTGACACTGAGCAATGTGATGCCCTGAATGGAGATTTACCTGACAGTTTGGTAATAAGATCATATTCCTCAACTGATTTGCATGGAGAAGTCACTCAACAGTTGAGAGGTGAAGAGGAGAATCTTGATGAAGATGACATGTCCAGTGAATATTTCTCTGCAGCAGACTCTCACCAGAGCATACTAGTCTCGTTTTCAAGCCGTTGCGTTCTGAAAGGATCAGTATGTGAACGGTCAAGACTCTTGCGGATCAAGTTCTACGGATCCTTTGATAAACCTCTCGGAAAATACTTGAAAGATGATCTCTTCGATCAGACATCAAGCTGTAGAACGTGCAAGGAGCTGGTTGACGCACATGTCCTCTGCTACTCTCACCAGAATGGGAATCTTACTATAAACGTTAGACGTCACTCGTCCAAGAAGCTTCCTGGTGAACAAGATGGGAAGATATGGATGTGGCATCGGTGCTTAAGATGTGCACATGTAGATGGAGTCCCGCCTGCTACTCGTAGAGTAGTTATGTCTGATGCTGCATGGGGACTCTCCTTTGGGAAGTTTCTTGAACTTAGCTTTTCGAATCATGCTACTGCTAATCGTGTTGCATCATGTGGTCATTCACTTCAGAGAGACTGCCTTCGTTTCTATGG ATTCGGAAACATGGTTGCTTTCTTTAGATACTCTCCTATCAATATACTTACTGTCTTCCTTCCCCCATCAATGCTTGAATTCAACAGCCATCCTCAACCGGAGTGGATACGCACAGAAGCAGCAGAG CTTATGGGTAAGATGCGGACTATGTATGAAGAGGTATCTGTTATGATCAAACGCATGGAAGAGAGAAGCAGTTTACTTGCACCTGAACAGCCTGGAGCCTCTGAACTTCAGAGTCGCATCATGGGATTAAAAGATCAACTCGTAAAAGAAAAAGATGAATACGAT GACGCCCTGCAACCCATTTTTGAAGAAAGTCTTCAAAATCAAGGGAGTTTGGATATTTTAGAGCTGAATAGACTGAGACGTGCGCTCATGATTGGTTCTCACGCTTGGGACCATCAGCTTTACTTGCTAAACTCTCAACTCAAAAAAGCTAGTGATGGCCAAAGACTAGAGATGCAGGAGCCTCCAAAGCCTGACCAGGAAGGTGCGGATGAAGTGGAAGGGAGAGCTCACTCTGATGGAGAAGCTAACGGTGATGATAACAAACTCTCTCCTGGCTCTTCTCTCTCAGAGAGGATAGATTCAGCGTGGCTAGGCTCGTTTCAGACGGATTCTTCAGCTGTTAGTTCTCCACTCCGGAGGCTGGCAAAGCCAATAAGAGTCCAGTCATTCGACTCAGCGATACGGTTTCAAGAAAGAATCCGAAAGGGTTTGCCGCCATCTTCTTTGTATCTCTCAGGCATCAGATCTTTCCACGCGTCCGGCGAGTACAGGAACATGGTGAGGGACCCTGTCTCCAACGTGATGAGGACTTACTCACAGATGTTACCTCTAGAAGTGCAGAAGCTGGATCTCATCGTTGGCTCAGCTCCTACGTACATCTCCTCAGCGTCTCAGATGGCTGATGGGGCTCGGATGTTGATTCCTCAGCGTGGCCTCAACGACATTGTGGTTCCTGTGTATGATGATGATCCCGCGAGTGTTGTGTCATATGCTCTCAACTCCAAGGAGTATAAAGAGTGGGTTGTTAACAGAGGCATTGCTAATAGTAGTAGTAGTAGTAACAAAGAGTCTGAGCCTTCTACGTTCTCCACGTGGCGTTCTCTAGGGTCGATGGATGTTGATTACATTCATCATGCTGTGTATGGATCTTCTCAAGATGATAAGAAGTCTCCTCATTTGACTATTTCCTTCAGCGACCGCTCTTCCTCTAACTCAAATGAAGGGATGGTGAAGTTCTCTGTGACGTGTTATTTCGCGACGCAGTTCGACGCTCTGAGAAAGACGTGCTGTCCGACGGAGGTGGACTTTGTGAGGTCGTTGAGCCGGTGTCAGAGATGGTGTGCCCAGGGAGGGAAAAGCAATGTTTACTTCGCCAAGTCATTGGACGAGAGGTTTATTATAAAACAAGTCGTCAAAACGGAGCTTGATTCTTTTGAGGATTTTGCAACTGAATACTTCAAGTATATGAAGGAGTCTCTCAGTTCAGGGAGCCCCACTTGTCTAGCTAAGATCCTCGGTATCTATCAG GTCTCTATTAAACACTCAAAAGGTGGAAAAGAAACGAAAATGGATCTTATGGTGATGGAGAATCTCTTCTACAACAGGAGAATATCAAGAATCTATGATCTCAAGGGATCTGCACGGTCACGGTACAATCCAAACACATCTGGAGTTTTGCTTGACATGAATCTTCTTGAGGCACTACGGACAGAACCAATATTCTTGGGAAGCAAGGCAAAGAGAAGCTTGGAGAGAGCTATATGGAACGACACAAGCTTCTTAGCT ACTGTGGATGTAATGGACTATTCATTGCTGGTTGGGTTCGACGAAGACCGTAAGGAGCTGGTTCTTGGAATCATAGACTTCATGAGACAGTACACATGGGACAAGCACCTTGAGACTTGGGTGAAAGCTTCAGGGATTCTGGGTGGACCCAAAAACGCTGCTCCAACCATAATCTCACCAAAACAGTACAAGAAGAGGTTTCGAAAGGCCATGACCACTTATTTTCTAACGGTTCCTGAGCCATGGAACTCCTGA
- the LOC106298931 gene encoding uncharacterized protein At1g66480, with protein MGNSLGSKKTAKIMKITGESFKMQTPVRAGTVVKDFPGHVLLESESVKHFGIRAKPLDPNQNLESKRLYFMVELPRTWKERAPGRVRSGIQMSAKERLENLKLSRRSSSDLSVMKNKEVDEEEREVMTSVKLRLPKWKVEKLRKESESGSDFSDKITALCLLNIQRQRLLHNGGRSFGIGDEEGCVKAQEVINSF; from the exons ATGGGTAATAGCTTGGGAAGCAAGAAAACTGCCAAGATCATGAAGATCACTGGCGAGAGTTTCAAGATGCAAACTCCTGTGAGAGCTGGTACGGTTGTTAAAGACTTTCCCGGCCACGTTCTCTTGGAATCTGAATCCGTGAAGCATTTTGGAATCAGAGCAAAGCCTTTGGATCCTAACCAGAACTTGGAATCCAAAAGGCTTTATTTCATGGTGGAACTTCCTAG AACATGGAAGGAGAGAGCACCGGGAAGGGTTCGGTCAGGAATCCAGATGAGTGCAAAGGAGAGGCTAGAGAATCTGAAGCTGTCTCGTAGATCATCTTCTGATCTCTCGGTAATGAAGAACAAGGAGGTTGATGAAGAAGAGAGAGAAGTGATGACTAGCGTCAAGTTGAGGTTACCGAAGTGGAAAGTGGAGAAACTGAGGAAAGAGAGTGAGAGTGGCTCTGATTTCTCAGACAAGATCACAGCTCTTTGTCTCCTCAACATTCAGAGACAACGTTTGCTTCATAATGGAGGAAGAAGCTTTGGGATTGGAGATGAAGAAGGTTGTGTCAAAGCACAAGAGGTGATCAATTCTTTTTAG
- the LOC106300099 gene encoding putative 1-phosphatidylinositol-3-phosphate 5-kinase FAB1C isoform X1, producing MGIPDASLLDLLKSWITSDSNQSPLCYFETTMPILSKTCNDCGTNLHCGYCCLACGHSWCKSCYSESDSEERPEDLKKLCRECDGEVLELRGKSYDKVHPGDSPESENSSLEIRDCRNIASIRCYPSRGEEEEEGRNCGKSPLSEYYQDSSDVESASVSASRHEHFSCKSSAGSSPHDSPLRNNFSPLGRFVQHAKDLSPTKPDQSQEEDTLQEPLDFENNGRIWYPPPPEDENDEAESNYFAYDEDDDDDDVGETATEFSLSSSFASHAPKLGDNSNEPLRTVVHDHFRALVAELLRGEELTPCDDEGSTGDWLDIVTALAWQAATFVKPDTRAGGSMDPGSYVKIKCLASGNQTESILIRGIVCSKNITHKRMTSQYKHPRLLLLAGSLEYQRVEGQLASFNTLLQQENDHLKAIIAKIDSLHPNVLLVEKSVSSYAQQYLLEKDISLVLNVKRSLLDQIARCTGAVVCPSVDRISTAQLGHCEVFRTEKVLEQHEAGRKPSRTLMYFEGCPKRLGCTVVLKGSCREELKKVKHVIQYVVFAAYHLSLETSFLADEGASLPKIRLKQQPGMVRSASGRRMIDDSISLVTHSPAEKDLQALIDTAGQEEDENTTLVPENEDFDPSLLFSSLKSCEADTEQCDALNGDLPDSLVIRSYSSTDLHGEVTQQLRGEEENLDEDDMSSEYFSAADSHQSILVSFSSRCVLKGSVCERSRLLRIKFYGSFDKPLGKYLKDDLFDQTSSCRTCKELVDAHVLCYSHQNGNLTINVRRHSSKKLPGEQDGKIWMWHRCLRCAHVDGVPPATRRVVMSDAAWGLSFGKFLELSFSNHATANRVASCGHSLQRDCLRFYGFGNMVAFFRYSPINILTVFLPPSMLEFNSHPQPEWIRTEAAELMGKMRTMYEEVSVMIKRMEERSSLLAPEQPGASELQSRIMGLKDQLVKEKDEYDDALQPIFEESLQNQGSLDILELNRLRRALMIGSHAWDHQLYLLNSQLKKASDGQRLEMQEPPKPDQEGADEVEGRAHSDGEANGDDNKLSPGSSLSERIDSAWLGSFQTDSSAVSSPLRRLAKPIRVQSFDSAIRFQERIRKGLPPSSLYLSGIRSFHASGEYRNMVRDPVSNVMRTYSQMLPLEVQKLDLIVGSAPTYISSASQMADGARMLIPQRGLNDIVVPVYDDDPASVVSYALNSKEYKEWVVNRGIANSSSSSNKESEPSTFSTWRSLGSMDVDYIHHAVYGSSQDDKKSPHLTISFSDRSSSNSNEGMVKFSVTCYFATQFDALRKTCCPTEVDFVRSLSRCQRWCAQGGKSNVYFAKSLDERFIIKQVVKTELDSFEDFATEYFKYMKESLSSGSPTCLAKILGIYQVSIKHSKGGKETKMDLMVMENLFYNRRISRIYDLKGSARSRYNPNTSGVLLDMNLLEALRTEPIFLGSKAKRSLERAIWNDTSFLATVDVMDYSLLVGFDEDRKELVLGIIDFMRQYTWDKHLETWVKASGILGGPKNAAPTIISPKQYKKRFRKAMTTYFLTVPEPWNS from the exons ATGGGAATACCTGATGCTTCACTGCTAGATCTACTCAAGTCTTGGATAACTTCAGATTCAAACCAATCTCCTTTGTGCTACTTTGAAACAACCATGCCTATCCTTTCCAAAACCTGCAATGACTGTGGAACCAACCTCCACTGTGGCTACTGCTGCCTTGCCTGTGGCCATTCCTGGTGCAAGAGCTGCTACTCTGAATCTGACTCAGAGGAGAGACCAGAAGATCTCAAGAAGCTGTGCAGAGAATGTGATGGTGAGGTTCTTGAGCTGAGAGGGAAGAGCTATGATAAGGTTCATCCTGGTGATAGCCCTGAAAGTGAGAACTCTAGCCTTGAAATCAGAGATTGCAGGAACATCGCCTCTATTCGTTGCTATCCTAGCAG GGGAGAGGAGGAAGAAGAAGGTAGAAACTGTGGTAAAAGCCCTTTGAGTGAATACTATCAAGACAGTTCAGATGTAGAGTCTGCTAGTGTTAGTGCTAGTAGACATGAGCATTTTAGTTGTAAGTCTTCTGCTGGGTCCAGTCCTCACGACAGTCCATTAAGGAACAATTTTAGTCCTCTTGGGCGCTTTGTACAGCACGCCAAAGACCTCAGTCCTACTAAGCCAGATCAGAGCCAGGAGGAGGATACGTTGCAAGAACCGTTGGATTTTGAGAACAACGGACGCATCTGGTATCCTCCCCCTCCTGAAGACGAGAATGATGAAGCTGAGAGTAACTACTTCGCATATGATGAAGACGACGATGACGATGATGTTGGGGAGACTGCTACCGAGTTTTCATTGAGTAGTAGCTTTGCTAGCCACGCCCCTAAACTAGGAGACAACAGTAATGAGCCTCTTCGGACAGTGGTGCATGACCATTTCCGAGCTCTAGTTGCAGAGCTATTACGCGGAGAGGAGCTTACTCCTTGTGATGACGAGGGCAGTACTGGTGACTGGCTGGATATCGTCACTGCTTTAGCGTGGCAGGCCGCCACTTTCGTAAAGCCGGATACTCGTGCAGGTGGCAGTATGGATCCTGGGAGCTATGTTAAAATCAAATGCCTAGCATCAGGAAATCAAACCGAGAG CATCCTCATCAGAGGGATAGTGTGCAGCAAGAACATAACGCACAAGCGAATGACGTCTCAATACAAACATCCAAGGCTTCTGCTATTAGCTGGGTCTCTAGAGTATCAACGAGTTGAAGGACAGTTAGCGTCATTTAACACGTTGCTCCAACAGGAAAACGATCATCTCAAGGCGATTATAGCGAAAATAGACTCCCTTCATCCCAATGTTCTCTTGGTAGAGAAAAGCGTATCTTCGTATGCTCAGCAGTACCTTCTAGAGAAGGATATTTCGTTGGTGCTCAATGTGAAAAGGTCGTTGCTGGATCAAATAGCCCGTTGCACCGGTGCTGTTGTTTGCCCTTCTGTAGATAGGATCTCTACAGCTCAGTTGGGGCACTGTGAGGTGTTTAGGACTGAGAAAGTGCTGGAGCAACATGAAGCTGGGAGAAAACCTTCTAGGACATTGATGTACTTTGAAGGTTGTCCTAAGCGTCTAGGTTGCACG GTTGTGCTTAAGGGTAGTTGTCGTGAAGAGCTAAAGAAGGTGAAGCATGTTATTCAATATGTTGTGTTTGCAGCTTACCACTTATCATTGGAGACATCGTTCCTTGCGGATGAAGGTGCTTCTCTTCCTAAGATTAGACTGAAGCAGCAACCAGGGATGGTGCGGTCGGCTTCAGGTAGGAGAATGATTGATGATAGCATCTCCTTAGTAACTCATTCTCCTGCAGAGAAAGATCTTCAAGCTTTGATTGATACAGCTGGACAGGAGGAAGATGAAAACACAACACTGGTGCCAGAGAATGAGGACTTTGATCCCAGTCTATTATTCTCATCTTTGAAATCTTGTGAAGCTGACACTGAGCAATGTGATGCCCTGAATGGAGATTTACCTGACAGTTTGGTAATAAGATCATATTCCTCAACTGATTTGCATGGAGAAGTCACTCAACAGTTGAGAGGTGAAGAGGAGAATCTTGATGAAGATGACATGTCCAGTGAATATTTCTCTGCAGCAGACTCTCACCAGAGCATACTAGTCTCGTTTTCAAGCCGTTGCGTTCTGAAAGGATCAGTATGTGAACGGTCAAGACTCTTGCGGATCAAGTTCTACGGATCCTTTGATAAACCTCTCGGAAAATACTTGAAAGATGATCTCTTCGATCAGACATCAAGCTGTAGAACGTGCAAGGAGCTGGTTGACGCACATGTCCTCTGCTACTCTCACCAGAATGGGAATCTTACTATAAACGTTAGACGTCACTCGTCCAAGAAGCTTCCTGGTGAACAAGATGGGAAGATATGGATGTGGCATCGGTGCTTAAGATGTGCACATGTAGATGGAGTCCCGCCTGCTACTCGTAGAGTAGTTATGTCTGATGCTGCATGGGGACTCTCCTTTGGGAAGTTTCTTGAACTTAGCTTTTCGAATCATGCTACTGCTAATCGTGTTGCATCATGTGGTCATTCACTTCAGAGAGACTGCCTTCGTTTCTATGG ATTCGGAAACATGGTTGCTTTCTTTAGATACTCTCCTATCAATATACTTACTGTCTTCCTTCCCCCATCAATGCTTGAATTCAACAGCCATCCTCAACCGGAGTGGATACGCACAGAAGCAGCAGAG CTTATGGGTAAGATGCGGACTATGTATGAAGAGGTATCTGTTATGATCAAACGCATGGAAGAGAGAAGCAGTTTACTTGCACCTGAACAGCCTGGAGCCTCTGAACTTCAGAGTCGCATCATGGGATTAAAAGATCAACTCGTAAAAGAAAAAGATGAATACGAT GACGCCCTGCAACCCATTTTTGAAGAAAGTCTTCAAAATCAAGGGAGTTTGGATATTTTAGAGCTGAATAGACTGAGACGTGCGCTCATGATTGGTTCTCACGCTTGGGACCATCAGCTTTACTTGCTAAACTCTCAACTCAAAAAAGCTAGTGATGGCCAAAGACTAGAGATGCAGGAGCCTCCAAAGCCTGACCAGGAAGGTGCGGATGAAGTGGAAGGGAGAGCTCACTCTGATGGAGAAGCTAACGGTGATGATAACAAACTCTCTCCTGGCTCTTCTCTCTCAGAGAGGATAGATTCAGCGTGGCTAGGCTCGTTTCAGACGGATTCTTCAGCTGTTAGTTCTCCACTCCGGAGGCTGGCAAAGCCAATAAGAGTCCAGTCATTCGACTCAGCGATACGGTTTCAAGAAAGAATCCGAAAGGGTTTGCCGCCATCTTCTTTGTATCTCTCAGGCATCAGATCTTTCCACGCGTCCGGCGAGTACAGGAACATGGTGAGGGACCCTGTCTCCAACGTGATGAGGACTTACTCACAGATGTTACCTCTAGAAGTGCAGAAGCTGGATCTCATCGTTGGCTCAGCTCCTACGTACATCTCCTCAGCGTCTCAGATGGCTGATGGGGCTCGGATGTTGATTCCTCAGCGTGGCCTCAACGACATTGTGGTTCCTGTGTATGATGATGATCCCGCGAGTGTTGTGTCATATGCTCTCAACTCCAAGGAGTATAAAGAGTGGGTTGTTAACAGAGGCATTGCTAATAGTAGTAGTAGTAGTAACAAAGAGTCTGAGCCTTCTACGTTCTCCACGTGGCGTTCTCTAGGGTCGATGGATGTTGATTACATTCATCATGCTGTGTATGGATCTTCTCAAGATGATAAGAAGTCTCCTCATTTGACTATTTCCTTCAGCGACCGCTCTTCCTCTAACTCAAATGAAGGGATGGTGAAGTTCTCTGTGACGTGTTATTTCGCGACGCAGTTCGACGCTCTGAGAAAGACGTGCTGTCCGACGGAGGTGGACTTTGTGAGGTCGTTGAGCCGGTGTCAGAGATGGTGTGCCCAGGGAGGGAAAAGCAATGTTTACTTCGCCAAGTCATTGGACGAGAGGTTTATTATAAAACAAGTCGTCAAAACGGAGCTTGATTCTTTTGAGGATTTTGCAACTGAATACTTCAAGTATATGAAGGAGTCTCTCAGTTCAGGGAGCCCCACTTGTCTAGCTAAGATCCTCGGTATCTATCAG GTCTCTATTAAACACTCAAAAGGTGGAAAAGAAACGAAAATGGATCTTATGGTGATGGAGAATCTCTTCTACAACAGGAGAATATCAAGAATCTATGATCTCAAGGGATCTGCACGGTCACGGTACAATCCAAACACATCTGGAGTTTTGCTTGACATGAATCTTCTTGAGGCACTACGGACAGAACCAATATTCTTGGGAAGCAAGGCAAAGAGAAGCTTGGAGAGAGCTATATGGAACGACACAAGCTTCTTAGCT ACTGTGGATGTAATGGACTATTCATTGCTGGTTGGGTTCGACGAAGACCGTAAGGAGCTGGTTCTTGGAATCATAGACTTCATGAGACAGTACACATGGGACAAGCACCTTGAGACTTGGGTGAAAGCTTCAGGGATTCTGGGTGGACCCAAAAACGCTGCTCCAACCATAATCTCACCAAAACAGTACAAGAAGAGGTTTCGAAAGGCCATGACCACTTATTTTCTAACGGTTCCTGAGCCATGGAACTCCTGA